CTGCTGACCCCAAAACGATTGGCGCGTTATCAGCAACTCAATTGGCAATATTGGCTAGCAAAGAAagtaggaaaaaaaaaaataaaaataatagtgcATTTAGAATaacatgttttattttttattatctgaAATTTATTTGGAATACGTAAATTggatatattttctaaaacCCTTTTTGTTAGATGAGCCACATTATAAAGACGCAATTCGTGAATCAAATGGAATTCCAGTTTTTATAAACTTATTAAAATCAcatgtaatatatatctttttaaaaatatttaaatttaagtcgtgtataattattataatattttctgtgcatttttttaaacaggAATTAGATAGAGTACACGCAGCGGTCGTAGccttatcatttttatcagtCGATAGTTAGTCAAAATAAacgaataaaaaatagtgatgggaataaattattttgtgtTAAAACGTATTTTATAGCTATTATAAATTAGCACCTTTTCATATTTGTGCCCTATTTCATCCTATTTTGATCTCCCCCATTTACAGATGTGAAAAACTGTATATGCATGTTTGATAATGGAGCCTTACCATATTTGATAACAGGAATGAAATCTAACATAGATGGAATGAAAGCAGCTTGCGCTCAAACGTGTCGAAATATATTTGTCTTAGGTAATAAAGAGGGGGCACGGATTAAcactacatatatatatatggagaTATGGAGATATGGAGATATGGAGATATGCATGTGTGGATAGAAAAGTGTATTTTCTACAATTCTCAACACAGCAATACaaacacatttttatttatttttataatttcaaaTTTGCAGATAAAAATTACAAGAAGGAATTTCTAAAACTGGGTGGAATAACTCAATTAGTCAATTTATTAGAATTGTATaattaaaaaggaaaatacgatacatgtatttattttttcacatatattaaatatattaaatatatttatatatatatatatattgaagatgctactattttattatgtctatttttttatcgaATTTATTTTAGATCATCTACTGATGATAACCAACCTTTATATACCCAGTTGGAAGCTATTTATCATTTGGAAGATTTTATATTGGTTTGTTCCAAAATTacaaatacatatataagtTCATAACAagcttattatatattttcataacaagcttattatatattttcataaatcTACAAGTTGTGgttgtaaataaatatgtatatattgcACCAATCATAGAATACGTGCATAATTAAATGGGGAATGTAGTcgtgttttatttttttccattttttcattttttcattttttccactttttcAGAATGATGGGGATGAAGTTCCTCAGTTTTTAGAAGCAGTAAAGAAATCCGATGccattaaaaatttaaaagctCTCCAACAGGTATAAAAACAATGATAAAAGATGTAAAGTTAGTTAATAAAGTGGATATACATGGATAGATACATGCGTACAATTATAAccttgtatatttttttagtgcCCCGAACAAGATCTGGCTGAAGCTTCAAACGTTTTACTTTTAAGACTGACCGATTAATATATTCgctttttataatttttttctttttttacttattttattttttgttacttaaaattcataaattgtactattttgtaaaaataaagaaacagacaacttttttattatcccATTACACACATGTTTGCGCATTTTTGtaattatatacatgttTGCGCATTTTTGtaattatatacatgttTGCGCATTTTTGtaattatatacatgttTGTGCATTTTtgtaattatatacatatttgcgtatatatgtatttatcttttttaatcatttagcatttttgaaaaaaagtTATTTGTTTCACTAAAATgtgtaattatttataatgttgttaaacaaaataatttttataaacacAAATAATTAAATGACACTTAGTATGCAACGGCTCACTTGCGCAATGACCCGCTTGTGCAACTGCCCACTTATGCAACTGCCCACTTATgcaactttatttttttccagttttgcattaaaaaaatgtaagtaTGCGAATTTAAAAATTCGATTTAACGTTTttaaaatgatattaaaggaaataaaattattgagGAGAATAAATTGGTATATCTTTAGATTGTAAAAGCATTTCAGAAAAGTTCGAAATTTTATCTAAGCCTCTTATTTCTGTTTTTAATTGAGGCATACAAacaatatgaaaataatttccatataaatttttaatttgtgtTAAATATTTAGATTGTAATTTTCTTCTAGATATATAAACATCTTCTAATTCTTTAGCTTTTAAAATTAGAGTATTAAATGAATCTTGTATATTAGTAtctttaatttgttttaataaattttcacatttttctatatttgcATCGGGACAAATTAATGGAAAAACAACTTGATTTACAACAATATTATAacaagatatatttttttttgtaagcTCTTGAATTAAT
This genomic window from Plasmodium yoelii strain 17X genome assembly, chromosome: 7 contains:
- a CDS encoding armadillo-domain containing rhoptry protein, putative produces the protein MGNRCCTGRDLLYKSKLQELGIEGSKTIRKLLSFTNNDIIRFDKAYDENDVQEFVNLCSSTCEIEKLEDRMHPWAADPKTIGALSATQLAILASKENEPHYKDAIRESNGIPVFINLLKSHELDRVHAAVVALSFLSVDNVKNCICMFDNGALPYLITGMKSNIDGMKAACAQTCRNIFVLDKNYKKEFLKLGGITQLVNLLELSSTDDNQPLYTQLEAIYHLEDFILNDGDEVPQFLEAVKKSDAIKNLKALQQCPEQDLAEASNVLLLRLTD